CTGCCGAAGGCCTCGAGGTCGACATCGTCCACACCTCGCTGCAGAAGCGCGCCATCCGCACCGCCAACATCGCCCTCGAGCAGCTCGACCGGCTGTGGGTGCCCCAGCGACGGCACTGGCGGCTCAACGAGCGCCACTACGGCGACCTCCAGGGTCGCAACAAGGCCGAGACCACGGCCGAGTACGGGGCCGACCAGGTCCACGTCTGGCGGCGCAGCTACGACACCCCACCCCCGCCGCTCGACCCCGACGACGAGCGCCACCCCCGCCACGATCCCCGCTACGCCATGCTCCCCGCCGACCTGCTGCCCGCCAGCGAGTGCCTGGCCGACGTGGTCGCGCGGATGATGCCGTATTGGCACGACCACATCTGCATCGACCTCCTCGAGGGTCGACGGGTCATGGTCGCCGCCCACGGCAACAGCCTCCGCGCCCTGGTCAAGCACCTCGACGACATCAGCGACGACGACATCCCCGACCTCAACATCCCCACCGGCATCCCCCTGGTGTTCGAGCTCGACGAGCACCTCGCCAAGGTGTCCTCCGGCTACCTCGGCGACCCGGCCAAGGCGGCCGAGGCAGCCGCCGCCGTGGCCAACCAGGCCGCAGCCGGCGCCGGCGAGCCCGACGACCCCGCCGACCGCCAGGACACGTAGCGCTTGCTCGTCCTGCTCGGGATCCACGCCGCGCTGGCCGCCGTCGCCCCCTGGGCATCGAAGCGGCTGGGCACGCGCGTGTTCCTGCTGTGCGGCCTCGGCCCTCTGGCCACGGTGGTGTGGGCCGCCACGAAGGCGGGTGGCGTCATCGACGGCACACCGGTGACCGAGACGTGGCAGTGGCTCCCGAGCCTCGGCCTCGACGCCACCCTGCGCCTGGACGCCTTCTCGCTCCTCATGGTGGGCCTGGTGAGCGGCATCGGCGTGCTCATCTTCGCCTACGCCGACGCCTACTTCTCCATGCGGGCCGGCCTCGGCCGCTTCGCCGCCACCCTCGTGGGGTTCTCCGGGGCGATGCTCGGCCTCGTCCTGGCCGACAACCTGTTGCTCCTCTTCGTGTTCTGGGAGCTGACGTCGATCACCTCCTACCTGCTGATCGGCTTCGAGGACACCAAACCGGCGGCCAAGGCCGCCGCCCTCCAGGCCCTCCTCATCACCGGCACCGGCGGGCTCGCCCTCCTCGGTGGCAGCGTGCTCCTCGGCCAGGCGGCCGGCACCTTCACCCTCTCGGAGATCCTTGCGTCGCCGCCCTCGGGCGGCGTGGTGCCCGCCGCCATGCTCCTGCTGCTCGCCGGCGCGTTCACCAAGTCGGCCCAGGTGCCGTTCCACTCCTGGCTGCCTGGCGCCATGGCCGCCCCCACCCCGGTGAGCGCCTACCTGCACTCGGCCACC
The sequence above is a segment of the Acidimicrobiales bacterium genome. Coding sequences within it:
- a CDS encoding phosphoglyceromutase, translating into MPTLVLLRHGQSVWNAENLFTGWHDVDLTEVGEAEAREAGRLMAAEGLEVDIVHTSLQKRAIRTANIALEQLDRLWVPQRRHWRLNERHYGDLQGRNKAETTAEYGADQVHVWRRSYDTPPPPLDPDDERHPRHDPRYAMLPADLLPASECLADVVARMMPYWHDHICIDLLEGRRVMVAAHGNSLRALVKHLDDISDDDIPDLNIPTGIPLVFELDEHLAKVSSGYLGDPAKAAEAAAAVANQAAAGAGEPDDPADRQDT